From the genome of Mesorhizobium japonicum MAFF 303099, one region includes:
- a CDS encoding CmpA/NrtA family ABC transporter substrate-binding protein gives MSMRHQITAGFMPLFDSAVLVAASELGFAGSEGVDLTLHRETSWANIRDRIAIGHFDLAHMLGPMPLACNLGLTPLASETIVPFSLGLGGNCVTISNAVWTGMAAHGAEPDLDPARAGAALRAFIRDRAVAGREPLRFAVVHPHSGHNYELRYWLAACGIDPDRAIEIVIVPPPFMADALATGRIDGYCVGEPWNSAAVAAGTGHIVTVKAQIWRNSPEKVIGVRKAWADENPEALAALLRALHHSARWCQDPANHAELAAVMAQPGFLGLPPAVQMPILTGHLQLGGGAELDVDDFFLPFDKAANFPWKSHALWFYTQMVRWGHVAHTPDNLAIARNCYRPDLYRSALKPLGVALPGANAKVEGALKVATAVGATGAGLVLGPDGFFDGQIFDPDEIDAYIARQKSVRTEA, from the coding sequence ATGAGCATGAGGCACCAGATCACCGCCGGCTTCATGCCGCTTTTCGACAGCGCCGTGCTGGTCGCCGCGAGCGAGCTTGGCTTCGCAGGCAGCGAAGGCGTTGACCTGACGCTGCACCGTGAGACGTCCTGGGCCAACATTCGCGACCGCATCGCGATCGGCCATTTCGATCTCGCGCATATGCTGGGACCCATGCCGCTCGCCTGCAATCTCGGGCTGACGCCGCTCGCTTCCGAGACCATCGTGCCGTTCTCGCTCGGGCTCGGCGGCAATTGCGTCACCATCTCCAACGCCGTCTGGACCGGCATGGCGGCGCATGGCGCCGAACCCGATCTCGATCCGGCACGCGCAGGCGCGGCCCTGCGCGCGTTCATTCGCGACCGGGCGGTCGCGGGCCGCGAACCGCTGCGCTTTGCCGTGGTACACCCGCATTCCGGGCATAATTACGAACTGCGCTACTGGCTTGCCGCTTGCGGCATCGATCCCGACCGCGCAATCGAGATCGTCATCGTGCCGCCGCCCTTCATGGCCGACGCGCTGGCCACTGGGCGCATCGACGGCTACTGCGTCGGCGAGCCCTGGAACAGCGCTGCGGTCGCCGCCGGCACCGGCCATATCGTTACCGTCAAGGCGCAGATATGGCGCAACAGCCCGGAGAAGGTGATCGGCGTGCGCAAGGCCTGGGCCGACGAAAATCCCGAGGCGCTGGCGGCGCTGCTGCGCGCGCTGCATCATTCGGCGCGCTGGTGCCAGGATCCGGCCAACCACGCCGAATTGGCCGCGGTGATGGCGCAGCCCGGCTTCCTCGGCCTGCCGCCGGCGGTGCAGATGCCGATCCTGACCGGCCATCTGCAATTGGGCGGCGGAGCAGAGTTGGATGTCGACGACTTCTTCTTGCCCTTCGACAAGGCGGCGAACTTTCCGTGGAAGAGCCATGCGCTGTGGTTCTACACGCAGATGGTGCGCTGGGGTCATGTCGCGCACACGCCTGACAATCTGGCCATCGCCAGGAATTGCTACCGGCCCGACCTCTACCGCTCGGCGCTGAAGCCGCTTGGCGTTGCATTGCCCGGCGCCAATGCAAAGGTCGAGGGCGCGCTCAAGGTCGCAACCGCGGTCGGCGCGACCGGCGCCGGCCTGGTGCTCGGCCCGGACGGTTTTTTCGACGGGCAGATCTTCGATCCTGACGAGATCGACGCCTATATAGCGCGCCAGAAATCGGTCCGCACGGAAGCCTGA
- a CDS encoding CmpA/NrtA family ABC transporter substrate-binding protein, with the protein MKKTMKNWIGTGTSPKDVTRRDFLVSSAMTAGLFMAARKLFPSGAYAATAAPEVTGAKLGFIALTDAAPLMIAKEKGLFAKFGMPDVEVLKQASWGATRDNLMLGGAANGIDGAHILTPLPYLMHTGKVTQNNQPMPMAIVARLNYDCQGISVAQEYAGTGVGLDASKLKDAFAAKKAAGKEVKAAMTFPGGTHDLWLRYWLAAGGIDPDKDVSTIVVPPPQMVANMKVGNMDVFCVGEPWNEQLVHQGVGFTAATTGELWKGHPEKALGLRAEFIEKNPNATKAILMAVMEAQQWCEAKENKDEMAAIIGKRQWMNVPVADIIGRLKGDINYGNGRVANGTDFYMKFWKGGVSYPFKSHDAWFLAENIRWGKFAPTTDVKALVDQVNREDLWREAAKDLGVAAADIPASSSRGVETFFDGKTFDPANPSAYLDSLKIKASA; encoded by the coding sequence ATGAAGAAGACGATGAAGAACTGGATCGGGACGGGAACATCGCCAAAGGATGTGACGCGTCGCGATTTTCTGGTCAGCAGCGCCATGACGGCCGGCCTGTTCATGGCGGCCCGCAAGCTCTTTCCATCCGGCGCCTATGCCGCCACCGCCGCGCCGGAAGTCACCGGCGCCAAGCTCGGCTTCATCGCGCTGACCGATGCCGCACCCCTGATGATCGCCAAGGAGAAGGGCCTGTTCGCCAAATTCGGCATGCCCGATGTCGAGGTGCTGAAGCAGGCTTCCTGGGGCGCGACGCGCGACAATCTGATGCTTGGCGGTGCCGCAAACGGCATCGACGGCGCCCACATACTGACGCCGCTGCCTTACCTCATGCACACCGGCAAGGTGACGCAGAACAACCAGCCGATGCCGATGGCGATCGTGGCGCGGCTCAACTACGACTGCCAGGGCATTTCGGTCGCGCAGGAATATGCCGGCACCGGCGTCGGTCTCGATGCCTCCAAGCTGAAGGACGCCTTCGCCGCCAAGAAGGCAGCCGGCAAGGAGGTCAAGGCCGCCATGACCTTCCCGGGCGGCACGCATGACCTCTGGCTGCGCTACTGGCTGGCCGCCGGCGGCATCGATCCCGACAAGGACGTCTCGACCATCGTCGTGCCGCCGCCGCAGATGGTGGCCAACATGAAGGTCGGCAACATGGACGTCTTCTGCGTCGGCGAGCCGTGGAACGAGCAGCTCGTCCACCAGGGCGTCGGCTTTACCGCCGCCACCACGGGCGAATTGTGGAAGGGTCATCCGGAAAAGGCGCTCGGTCTGCGCGCCGAATTCATCGAGAAGAACCCGAACGCCACCAAGGCGATCCTGATGGCCGTCATGGAAGCCCAGCAGTGGTGCGAGGCCAAGGAGAACAAGGACGAGATGGCCGCCATCATCGGCAAGCGGCAATGGATGAACGTGCCGGTCGCCGACATCATCGGCCGCCTTAAGGGCGACATCAACTACGGCAATGGCCGCGTCGCCAACGGCACCGATTTCTACATGAAGTTCTGGAAGGGCGGCGTTTCCTACCCCTTCAAGAGCCATGATGCCTGGTTCCTCGCCGAGAACATCCGCTGGGGCAAATTCGCGCCGACCACGGACGTCAAGGCGCTGGTCGACCAGGTCAACCGCGAGGATCTGTGGCGCGAGGCGGCGAAGGATCTCGGGGTGGCGGCGGCCGACATTCCGGCCTCCTCGTCGCGAGGCGTCGAGACCTTCTTCGACGGCAAGACCTTCGATCCGGCCAACCCGTCCGCCTATCTCGACAGCCTGAAGATCAAGGCGTCGGCTTGA
- a CDS encoding endonuclease/exonuclease/phosphatase family protein — protein MRMNGRSLPATMLLSIRDRRMRKANAAAHKATAATGTLVASYNVHKCIGVDRKFDPERTSRVIREIDPDVIALQEADNRFGDRDGLLDLPRLERETGLVPVPISATGKGHGWHGNVLLFKKGVVRDVHQIRLPGLEPRGAVVAEIELNGSETLRIIAAHLGLLRHSRSQQARVVLDLMSSPDEKPTLLLGDLNEWRLGNRSALNTLHATFGPQPPAVPTFPSNLPLLALDRIMTNRHGMIAAVEAHDTPLSRVASDHLPLTAFVRL, from the coding sequence GTGCGGATGAACGGACGCAGCCTCCCGGCAACCATGCTTTTGTCCATTCGCGACAGGCGGATGCGCAAGGCAAACGCGGCTGCGCACAAGGCGACCGCCGCCACTGGAACGCTGGTCGCCTCCTACAACGTCCACAAATGCATCGGCGTCGACCGCAAGTTCGACCCCGAGCGCACCAGCCGCGTCATCCGCGAAATCGACCCCGACGTCATCGCCCTTCAGGAAGCGGACAACCGTTTCGGCGACCGTGACGGGCTTCTCGACCTGCCCCGCCTCGAGCGGGAAACCGGCTTGGTGCCGGTGCCGATTTCGGCCACCGGCAAGGGCCATGGCTGGCACGGCAATGTCCTCCTGTTCAAGAAAGGCGTCGTCCGTGACGTGCATCAGATCAGACTTCCAGGCCTGGAGCCGCGCGGCGCAGTGGTGGCGGAGATCGAATTGAACGGAAGCGAGACGCTGCGCATTATCGCCGCCCATCTCGGCCTGCTGCGCCACTCGCGCTCGCAGCAGGCCCGTGTCGTGCTCGATCTCATGAGCAGCCCGGACGAAAAGCCGACCTTGCTGCTTGGTGACCTCAACGAATGGCGGCTCGGCAACCGCTCCGCGCTCAACACGCTACACGCGACGTTCGGGCCGCAGCCGCCGGCGGTCCCCACCTTCCCGTCAAACCTGCCGTTGCTGGCACTCGACAGGATCATGACCAACCGGCACGGAATGATCGCAGCCGTGGAAGCGCACGATACGCCGCTTTCGCGTGTCGCCTCCGACCATCTGCCGCTGACGGCCTTCGTTCGCCTGTAG
- a CDS encoding ANTAR domain-containing response regulator: MVRSSLAVLVIDENRIRASIIEAGLREAGHQLVTVIHDVTGIARRIAEIEPDVIVIDLENPNRDMLENMFQLSRAVKRPIAMFVDRSDQASIEAAVDAGVSAYVVDGLRQERVKPILDMAVSRFNAFSRMARELEEARSELESRKVIDRAKGILIKSRGLSEEAAYTLLRKTAMNQNRKISDIAQSLVTAAGLLGPAEDE, encoded by the coding sequence ATGGTCCGATCCTCCCTAGCCGTCCTGGTGATCGATGAAAATCGCATCCGCGCCTCGATCATCGAGGCCGGCCTGCGCGAGGCCGGCCATCAGCTTGTCACCGTCATTCATGACGTGACCGGCATTGCCCGGCGGATCGCCGAGATCGAACCGGACGTCATCGTCATCGACCTCGAAAACCCCAACCGCGACATGCTCGAAAACATGTTCCAGCTGTCGCGCGCCGTGAAGCGCCCGATCGCCATGTTCGTCGACCGCTCCGACCAGGCCTCGATCGAGGCCGCGGTCGATGCCGGCGTGTCGGCCTATGTCGTCGACGGTCTGCGGCAAGAGCGCGTCAAGCCGATCCTCGACATGGCGGTGAGCCGCTTCAATGCCTTCTCGCGCATGGCGCGCGAATTGGAAGAGGCGCGCAGCGAACTCGAGAGCCGCAAGGTCATCGATCGCGCCAAGGGCATACTGATTAAGTCGCGCGGCCTCTCCGAAGAGGCCGCCTATACGCTGCTGCGCAAGACGGCGATGAACCAGAACCGCAAGATCAGCGACATCGCCCAAAGCCTGGTGACCGCGGCCGGGCTGCTGGGGCCGGCGGAGGACGAATGA
- the ntrB gene encoding nitrate ABC transporter permease yields MSIQAIEDTKVKAFPAPAKPAEVIAFAAKARRRFDPLAIAGKLASTLVPPVIVIALMLVVWQVACSSPTSSLPPPSQVWNEAYDLIAHPFFDNGPQDIGLAWRVLISLQRVAIGFGLAAIVGVALGALVGQSIWAMRGLDPVFQILRTVPPLAWLPLSLAAFRDSSPSALFVIFITSIWPIIINTAVGVRNIPQDYRNVARILRLNPFEFFVKIMVPAAAPYIFTGLRIGIGLSWLAIVAAEMLTGGVGIGFFIWDAWNSSRLPDIIVALAYIGVTGFCLDRLVAGVGVFVTRGTTAK; encoded by the coding sequence ATGTCCATCCAAGCTATCGAGGACACCAAGGTGAAGGCGTTTCCCGCGCCGGCCAAACCGGCCGAGGTGATCGCCTTCGCCGCCAAGGCGCGGCGCCGCTTCGACCCGCTCGCCATCGCCGGCAAGCTGGCGAGCACGCTGGTGCCGCCCGTCATCGTCATCGCTCTGATGCTCGTCGTCTGGCAGGTCGCCTGCTCGTCGCCCACATCGAGCCTGCCGCCGCCGAGCCAGGTGTGGAACGAGGCCTACGATCTCATCGCGCATCCGTTCTTCGACAATGGCCCGCAGGACATCGGGCTGGCCTGGCGGGTGCTGATCTCGTTGCAGCGCGTCGCCATCGGCTTTGGCCTGGCGGCGATCGTCGGCGTCGCGCTCGGCGCGCTGGTCGGCCAGTCGATCTGGGCGATGCGCGGCCTCGATCCGGTGTTCCAGATCCTGCGCACCGTGCCGCCGCTCGCATGGCTGCCGCTGTCGCTGGCGGCGTTCCGCGATTCCAGCCCGTCGGCGCTGTTCGTCATCTTCATCACCTCAATCTGGCCGATCATCATCAACACCGCCGTCGGCGTGCGCAACATCCCGCAGGATTACCGCAACGTCGCGCGCATCCTGCGGCTCAACCCGTTCGAGTTCTTCGTCAAGATCATGGTGCCGGCCGCCGCGCCCTACATCTTCACCGGTCTGCGCATCGGCATCGGCCTGTCCTGGCTCGCCATCGTCGCCGCCGAAATGCTGACCGGCGGCGTCGGCATCGGCTTCTTCATCTGGGACGCGTGGAACTCGTCGCGGCTGCCCGACATCATCGTCGCGCTCGCCTATATCGGCGTCACCGGCTTCTGCCTCGACCGCCTGGTCGCCGGCGTCGGCGTCTTCGTCACCCGCGGCACAACGGCAAAGTGA
- the nirB gene encoding nitrite reductase large subunit NirB → MTERLVIIGNGMAPGRMLEHLLEQAPSRYSVTIFNAEPRVNYDRIMLSPVLSGEKAYEEIIIHGDGWYIANNITLYKGHKIVAIDRAAKTVTSDHGVTEPYDKLVIATGSVPFIIPVPGHNLPGVLTYRDLDDVQAMMLAAQSRAKAVVIGGGLLGLEAAAGLNAQGMDVTVLHVMPTLMERQLDPAAGYLLQRAVEQRGIKVITKANTQAITGNGKVEQVELADGTVIPATLVVMAVGIRPNSALAKEAGIAVNRGIVVDAGMRSNDPDIYALGECAEVNGMVYGLVAPLYEMARVAAHQLAGNEAAAFVHMDTPTKLKVTGIDLFSLGDFAEGEDRQEIVLRDAAAGVYKRLVLKDDRIIGTVLYGETADGAWFNDLKKKQTDISQMRDTLIFGQSYQGGAPLDPMAAVAALPDDAEICGCNGVCKGKITGAITAKGLTSLDDVRAHTKASASCGSCTGLVEKLMVLTLGDSYNPAAVQPMCTCTTLGHDEVRRLIKAKHLKTIPAVMQELEWKTSCGCAKCRPALNYYLVCDWPDDYADDYQSRFINERVHANIQKDGTYSVVPRMWGGVTNAAELRAIADVVDKFEIPMVKVTGGQRIDMLGIRKEDLPAVWADLGQAGFVSGHAYAKGLRTVKTCVGSDWCRFGTQDSTGLGIRIEKFMWGSWTPAKVKMAVSGCPRNCAEATCKDVGVICVDSGYEIHFAGAAGLDIKGTEVLGLVKTEDEALEHIVALTQMYREQGRYLERIYKWAKRIGIPEIKRQIMDDDAKRKTYYERFVFSQKFAQVDPWSERVSGKDKHEFRPMASVGFAEAAE, encoded by the coding sequence ATGACAGAAAGATTAGTCATCATCGGCAACGGCATGGCCCCCGGGCGCATGCTGGAGCACCTGCTGGAACAGGCGCCGAGCCGCTACAGCGTCACCATCTTCAACGCCGAACCGCGCGTCAATTACGACCGCATCATGCTGTCGCCGGTGCTGTCGGGCGAAAAGGCCTATGAGGAAATCATCATCCATGGCGACGGCTGGTACATCGCCAACAACATCACCCTCTACAAGGGCCACAAGATCGTCGCCATCGACCGGGCGGCGAAGACCGTCACCTCCGATCATGGGGTCACCGAGCCCTACGACAAGCTGGTCATCGCCACCGGCTCGGTGCCGTTCATCATTCCTGTACCCGGCCACAACCTGCCCGGCGTGCTGACCTATCGCGACCTCGACGACGTACAGGCGATGATGCTGGCCGCCCAGTCGCGCGCCAAGGCCGTGGTGATCGGTGGCGGCCTGCTCGGGCTGGAAGCGGCGGCGGGTCTCAACGCGCAAGGCATGGACGTCACCGTGCTGCATGTCATGCCGACACTGATGGAGCGCCAGCTCGATCCGGCCGCCGGCTATCTCCTGCAGCGCGCGGTGGAGCAACGCGGCATCAAGGTCATCACCAAGGCCAACACGCAGGCAATCACGGGCAATGGCAAGGTCGAGCAGGTGGAACTCGCCGACGGAACCGTTATCCCGGCGACCCTGGTGGTCATGGCGGTCGGCATCAGGCCGAATTCGGCGCTGGCGAAAGAGGCAGGCATCGCCGTCAACAGAGGCATCGTCGTCGACGCGGGTATGCGCAGCAACGACCCCGACATCTACGCGCTAGGCGAATGCGCCGAGGTCAACGGCATGGTCTACGGGCTGGTGGCACCGCTCTACGAGATGGCACGCGTCGCGGCCCACCAGCTCGCCGGCAACGAGGCGGCCGCCTTCGTCCATATGGACACGCCGACCAAGCTCAAGGTCACCGGCATCGACCTGTTCTCGCTCGGAGACTTCGCCGAGGGCGAGGACCGCCAGGAGATCGTGCTGCGCGACGCCGCCGCCGGCGTCTACAAGCGGCTCGTTCTGAAGGACGACCGCATCATCGGCACCGTGCTCTATGGCGAGACGGCGGATGGTGCCTGGTTCAACGACCTCAAGAAGAAGCAGACCGACATTTCGCAGATGCGCGATACGTTGATCTTCGGCCAGTCCTATCAGGGGGGTGCCCCGCTGGACCCTATGGCGGCCGTTGCAGCCTTGCCGGATGATGCGGAAATCTGCGGCTGCAACGGCGTTTGCAAGGGCAAGATCACAGGCGCGATCACGGCCAAGGGCCTGACTTCGCTCGACGATGTACGCGCCCACACCAAGGCGTCGGCCTCCTGCGGCTCCTGCACCGGCCTGGTCGAGAAGCTGATGGTGCTGACCCTCGGCGACAGCTACAACCCTGCGGCAGTGCAGCCGATGTGCACATGCACCACGCTCGGCCATGACGAGGTGCGCCGGCTGATCAAGGCCAAGCACCTGAAGACCATTCCCGCCGTCATGCAGGAACTGGAATGGAAGACCTCCTGTGGCTGCGCCAAATGCCGGCCGGCGCTCAACTACTACCTCGTCTGCGACTGGCCGGACGACTACGCCGACGACTACCAGTCACGCTTCATCAATGAGCGGGTGCATGCCAACATCCAGAAGGACGGCACCTATTCGGTGGTGCCGCGCATGTGGGGCGGCGTCACCAATGCCGCCGAACTGCGCGCCATCGCCGACGTCGTCGACAAGTTCGAGATCCCGATGGTCAAGGTCACCGGCGGCCAGCGCATCGACATGCTGGGCATCCGCAAGGAAGACCTGCCGGCGGTGTGGGCAGATCTCGGCCAGGCGGGCTTCGTCTCCGGCCATGCCTATGCCAAGGGCCTGCGCACGGTGAAGACCTGCGTCGGCTCCGACTGGTGCCGCTTCGGCACGCAGGATTCGACGGGTCTCGGCATCCGTATCGAGAAATTCATGTGGGGCTCCTGGACGCCCGCCAAGGTCAAGATGGCGGTGTCGGGCTGCCCCAGAAACTGCGCCGAGGCGACCTGCAAGGATGTCGGCGTCATCTGCGTCGACTCTGGCTACGAGATCCATTTCGCCGGCGCCGCCGGCCTCGACATCAAGGGCACCGAGGTGCTCGGCCTGGTGAAGACCGAGGACGAGGCGCTGGAGCACATCGTGGCGCTGACGCAGATGTACCGTGAGCAGGGCCGCTATCTCGAACGCATCTACAAATGGGCCAAGCGCATCGGCATCCCCGAGATCAAGCGTCAGATCATGGACGACGATGCCAAGCGCAAGACCTATTACGAGCGCTTCGTCTTCTCCCAGAAATTCGCCCAGGTCGACCCGTGGTCGGAACGCGTCTCCGGCAAGGACAAGCACGAGTTCCGGCCGATGGCTTCGGTCGGGTTTGCCGAGGCGGCGGAGTGA
- a CDS encoding ABC transporter ATP-binding protein, with the protein MTAYLKLDHIDKSFVRGGQVSEVLRDIRLTIDKGEFVSIIGHSGCGKSTLLNLIAGLTKVSAGGVLLENREVDSPGPERAVVFQNHSLLPWLTVYENINLAVSKVFGRSKSKAERHDWIMRNLDLVQMAHARDKRPAEISGGMKQRVGIARALAMEPKILLLDEPFGALDALTRAHLQDAVMDIHSRLGSTTIMITHDVDEAVLLSDRIVMMTNGPAATIGEVLPVPLARPRRRIELASDRTFLRCREAVLKFLYERHRFVEAAE; encoded by the coding sequence ATGACCGCCTATCTGAAACTCGACCATATCGACAAATCCTTCGTCCGCGGCGGCCAGGTCAGCGAGGTTCTGAGGGATATCAGGCTGACCATCGACAAGGGCGAATTCGTCTCCATCATCGGCCACTCCGGCTGCGGCAAGTCGACCTTGCTCAACCTGATCGCCGGCCTGACCAAGGTCTCCGCCGGGGGGGTGCTGCTCGAGAACAGGGAAGTCGACAGCCCCGGTCCCGAACGCGCCGTGGTGTTCCAGAACCACTCGCTGCTGCCCTGGCTAACCGTCTACGAAAACATCAACCTGGCGGTCTCGAAAGTCTTCGGCCGTTCGAAGAGCAAGGCCGAGCGGCATGACTGGATCATGCGCAATCTCGACCTCGTGCAGATGGCGCATGCCAGGGACAAGCGCCCGGCCGAGATCTCGGGCGGCATGAAACAGCGCGTCGGCATTGCCCGCGCGCTCGCCATGGAGCCGAAGATCCTGCTGCTCGACGAGCCTTTCGGCGCGCTCGACGCGCTGACGCGCGCACATCTGCAGGATGCGGTGATGGACATCCATTCCAGGCTCGGCTCGACGACGATCATGATCACCCATGATGTCGACGAGGCGGTGCTCTTGTCCGACCGCATCGTCATGATGACCAACGGTCCTGCAGCGACCATCGGCGAGGTGCTGCCCGTGCCGCTGGCAAGGCCGCGCCGGCGCATCGAACTCGCCTCCGACCGCACCTTCCTGCGCTGCCGCGAGGCCGTGCTGAAATTCCTCTACGAACGCCACCGCTTCGTCGAAGCCGCGGAGTAG
- the nirD gene encoding nitrite reductase small subunit NirD, producing MNWIAIGTLSDIPRRGARCVATPQGKVAVFRTQDDHVYAIDDHCPHKGGPLSQGIVHGAAVTCPLHNWVISLETGKALGADEGAVRTIPVKVEGERLFLALEALASRAA from the coding sequence ATGAACTGGATCGCCATCGGCACCCTCTCCGACATCCCGCGCCGTGGTGCGCGCTGTGTCGCCACCCCGCAAGGCAAGGTCGCCGTCTTCCGCACCCAGGACGATCATGTCTATGCGATCGATGACCATTGCCCTCATAAGGGCGGGCCGCTGAGCCAGGGCATCGTCCATGGCGCGGCGGTGACCTGCCCTCTGCACAATTGGGTGATCTCGCTGGAGACAGGCAAGGCGCTCGGCGCCGACGAGGGCGCGGTGCGCACCATCCCAGTCAAGGTCGAGGGCGAGCGCCTGTTCCTGGCGCTGGAAGCGCTGGCCAGTCGCGCCGCCTGA